DNA from Gramella sp. MAR_2010_147:
AAAATCAATTTCACTGAAGGAGACACTAAATTTGACACGAATGGTGTTCAATTCGTAATAAACCCTAATGATGAATTTGGTCTTACTAGAGCGATGTGGTTTAAAGAAAAACAAGGCGCAAGTGTAGATGTTATAAATGTTGGTAGTGCTGAAACTGAACCTACTCTAAGAAAGGCTCTTGCTATTGGTGCAGATACTGCCATTAGAGTGAACACTCCGGCAACCGATGGATATCAGGTAGCTAAAGAACTTGCAAAAGTTGCAAAAGACGGCGGTTACGATCTTGTAATTGCCGGACGTGAATCTATTGACTATAATGGTGGAATGGTACCAGGAATGTTGGCGCAACTAATTAAAGCTAATTTCATAAATAACTGTATTAGTCTTGAAGTTGATGGTGAAAAAGCCAAAGCGGTACGTGAGATCGATGGCGGTAAAGAAACCTTAACTGCTTCTCTACCTTTGGTAATTGGTGGACAGAAAGGGCTTGTAGAAGAAAGTGATCTTCGCATCCCGAATATGAGAGGGATCATGCAAGCACGTAAAAAACCTTTAAACGTGGTGGAGCCTGCAGATACTTCTGTAAAAACCGAAGCGGTTAAATTTGAAAAGCCAGCTCCAAAAGGAGACGTTAAACTTATTGATCCTGAAAATCTTGATGAGCTAATAGATCTGCTTCACAATGAAGCGAAAGCGATCTAATTTAAGTTTCTGACAGGTCAAAAAGAATTTCAAAATTTAAAATCAGAAGAAAAATGTCAATTTTAGTATATATAGAATCAGAAGAAGGAAAATTCAAGAAAGCTTCTTACGAAGTTGCTTCTTATGCAAAAGGAATAGCAGAGAAAATGGGAACATCGGTTACTGCGATTGCTTTTAACGCAGACGATGTTTCAGAATTAGGAAATTATGGAGTGGATAAAGTCCTTAACGTAAAAAGTGATAAACTAAAGAACTTTAATGCTGAAGCTTATTCAGATGCTATTAAACAGGCTGCTGAAAAAGAAGGAAGTAAAGTGGTAGTTCTTAGTCAGAGTGCAAACAGCAAATACCTTGCACCTTTACTGGCAGTACAGCTTGAAGCAGGTTACGCTTCCAATGTAGTTGCCCTTCCGGAAAGTACAGATCCTTTTACCGTAAAAAGAACTGCTTTTACCAACAAAGCATTCAATTTTACCAAAATCACTACCGACGTGAAAGTGATTGGATTGTCAAAAAATGCATATGGACTTAAAGAATCTCAGGGAGCTGCAGCCTCTGAAGACTTTAGCCCAAACCTTTCAGAAGAAGATTTTTCAGTAAATGTAGAATCTGTAGATAAGGCCACAGATAAAGTAACAATTGCAGACGCTGAAGTCGTGGTATCTGGTGGTCGTGGACTTAAAGGTCCTGAAAACTGGGGAATGGTAGAAGAAATGGCAGATATTCTTGGTGCGGCCACCGCATGCTCCAAACCCGTTAGTGATATGGGGTGGAGACCGCATAGTGAACACGTTGGACAAACCGGAAAACCTGTTGCTTCTAACCTTTACATAGCCATTGGTATTTCAGGAGCAATTCAGCATCTTGCAGGAATCAATGCCGCGAAAACAAAAGTTGTGATCAACAACGATCCTGAAGCGCCATTCTTTAAAGCAGCAGACTACGGAGTAGTTGGTGATGCCTTTGAAGTGGTGCCGAAACTAAATGAAAAATTGAAGGAATTTAAAGAGAAAAACGCATAATTTTCCTAAATTGCGAGCCATAAAGGGGCTGTCTAAATATGGTAAATGTCCTTATTTTAGACAGCCTTTTTAATTTTACTGAAGTATGAGTTTAGTGCGACTGAATATAAAGGGAATATCTTATAGTCAAACACAAAACGGAGCTTACGCATTGATCCTCAACGAAGTTGGGGGTGAACGTAAGTTGCCTATTGTGATCGGAGCATTTGAAGCACAATCAATTGCAATTGCCCTGGAGAAGGAGATAAAACCTCCAAGACCCCTCACCCACGATCTTTTTAAGAATTTTTCAGATAGATTTGAAATTATTGTCAAACAGGTGATTATCCACAAACTGGTTGATGGTGTTTTCTACTCCAGTCTTATTTGTGAAAGAGACGGGATTGAAGAAATTATCGATGCAAGAACCAGTGATGCTATTGCCCTGGCCCTTAGATTTGACGCACCAATATTCACATATAAAAATATTCTTGATAAAGCCGGCATTTACTTAAAAGCCGAAGAAAAACAGCGTGAAAAAGAAGAGAAGCACGAAGAGGAAATTATTGAAGAAGAACTTTTAAAGGAGGAAATAGCCTTACAATCTGACGATACTTCAGATTATAAAAAAATGTCCCTCGAAGAATTAAAAGAACTACTTTCCCAAGCTGTAAGTCAGGAAGATTATGAAAAAGCGGCCCGAATCAGGGACGAAATTTCCAAAAGAAAATAACCCGAAATGAACAAAATCTGGTGTTGCCTATTCCTGATTGTATTTTCTATTACATCAGCTTCTTCTCAAACAATTTCAAAAAACTGGCAACTAGAAACATCAGCAGATGATCCCGTCCAGGAACAGGTATTTGGCGGGGCAAAAGAAATAAATTTTAAAGAAGGCAGGTTTAGTTTTCTCAATGAAAAAGCTGGAGATACTTTAGCTTCTGGCGATTACTTATATCAAAACAAACTGCTCGTCTTATTTTATAATACCCCAAAAGATACCATTCGAAATCTTCGTGTTTCTGAACTTACAGATTCCAGCATGGTAATTTCTTCAAAAGAAGCAAATTATCAACTTAAAGTGCAGAAGAAAGAAGCATCAGAAGTGATCCCGGCAAAAACCGCGAAAGAGATGATTCCCAGCGCAGGGATAAGCACTTCAAGCTTAATTCGTGGTATTATAGGGATGATCGCATTGATCTTAATAGCTTTTATTTTTAGCAGTAACCGAAGGGCGGTCAACTGGAAAACTGTGGGTATAGGTCTGGCCGCTCAGCTTACCCTCGCCATTGGTGTATTGAAAATAACCGTTGTACAGAAGGTTTTTGAATTTGTAGGAAATATTTTTGTTCTGATCCTGGATTTTACTGCTGCTGGTAGTGAATTTTTGCTTGGCGGAATGATGGATGTAGATAGTTTTGGATTTATCTTTCTTTTTCAGGTTTTACCCACTATTATTTTCTTTTCAGCATTAACATCGGTGCTCTTCTATTTAGGAGTTATACAAATCGTTGTAAAAGGAATGGCCTGGGTACTTACTAAATTATTGGGGATTTCAGGCCCTGAAAGTTTAAGTGTCGCCGGAAATATTTTTCTTGGACAAACCGAGGCTCCTTTAATGATCAAGGCTTATTTGGAGAGAATGACAAGGTCTGAGATCCTGCTGGTGATGGTTGGAGGAATGGCTACTGTTGCCGGCGGTGTACTTGCCGCTTACATAGGTTTTCTAGGCGGTGACGATCCGGAATTAAGGTTGCAATTTGCAAAACACCTTCTGGCAGCCTCTGTAATGGCTGCGCCCGGAGCCATTGTGATCTCAAAAATATTATATCCCCAGCAGGAACCTGTAAATACTGATGTAGAAGTGTCTTCAGAAAAAATTGGTTCTAATATTCTGGATGCGATTGCAAATGGAACTACCGAAGGTTTAAAGCTGGCCGCGAATGTTGCGGCGATGCTCCTGGTGTTCATTGCATTCATCGCAATGATCAACTATATCCTGGGATACATTGGCGGTTTAACCACTCTGAACAGTCTAATGGCTGAATATACCCCCTATTCCAAATTCTCTCTGGAATCTATTTTAGGAATTATTTTCGCTCCTTTAATGTGGTTAATTGGAGTTGCAAAAGAAGACATGATGCTCATGGGGCAACTGCTCGGGATAAAACTTGCGGCAAGTGAATTTGTAGGCTACGTACAATTAGCCGATCTTAAGAATCCAGCCAACGCACTGAGTCTCAATTACGAAAAATCGGTGATCATGGCTACCTATATGCTTTGCGGATTTGCCAATTTTGCGTCTATTGGTATCCAGATTGGGGGAATTGGCTCCCTGGCCCCCGGACAGAGAAAAACACTTTCTGAATTCGGAATGAAAGCATTGATTGGAGGTACTTTAGCCTCCTTACTTTCTGCTACTATCGCTGGAATGATCATTGGTTAAACCTGGAACTTCACTGAATTTTTTTAGAAAACTTTCTAATTTGATTTTCTTTAAGGTGAGGTATAAATTCTAAATTGCAGCTCATCTTTTTCATCCTGAACGAGTTGCAAGAAGATTTTTATTTCCTTTTTTGATGAGTAATACTAATAGAAAATCA
Protein-coding regions in this window:
- a CDS encoding nucleoside transporter C-terminal domain-containing protein is translated as MNKIWCCLFLIVFSITSASSQTISKNWQLETSADDPVQEQVFGGAKEINFKEGRFSFLNEKAGDTLASGDYLYQNKLLVLFYNTPKDTIRNLRVSELTDSSMVISSKEANYQLKVQKKEASEVIPAKTAKEMIPSAGISTSSLIRGIIGMIALILIAFIFSSNRRAVNWKTVGIGLAAQLTLAIGVLKITVVQKVFEFVGNIFVLILDFTAAGSEFLLGGMMDVDSFGFIFLFQVLPTIIFFSALTSVLFYLGVIQIVVKGMAWVLTKLLGISGPESLSVAGNIFLGQTEAPLMIKAYLERMTRSEILLVMVGGMATVAGGVLAAYIGFLGGDDPELRLQFAKHLLAASVMAAPGAIVISKILYPQQEPVNTDVEVSSEKIGSNILDAIANGTTEGLKLAANVAAMLLVFIAFIAMINYILGYIGGLTTLNSLMAEYTPYSKFSLESILGIIFAPLMWLIGVAKEDMMLMGQLLGIKLAASEFVGYVQLADLKNPANALSLNYEKSVIMATYMLCGFANFASIGIQIGGIGSLAPGQRKTLSEFGMKALIGGTLASLLSATIAGMIIG
- a CDS encoding electron transfer flavoprotein subunit beta/FixA family protein; this translates as MKILVCISHVPDTTSKINFTEGDTKFDTNGVQFVINPNDEFGLTRAMWFKEKQGASVDVINVGSAETEPTLRKALAIGADTAIRVNTPATDGYQVAKELAKVAKDGGYDLVIAGRESIDYNGGMVPGMLAQLIKANFINNCISLEVDGEKAKAVREIDGGKETLTASLPLVIGGQKGLVEESDLRIPNMRGIMQARKKPLNVVEPADTSVKTEAVKFEKPAPKGDVKLIDPENLDELIDLLHNEAKAI
- a CDS encoding bifunctional nuclease family protein; this encodes MSLVRLNIKGISYSQTQNGAYALILNEVGGERKLPIVIGAFEAQSIAIALEKEIKPPRPLTHDLFKNFSDRFEIIVKQVIIHKLVDGVFYSSLICERDGIEEIIDARTSDAIALALRFDAPIFTYKNILDKAGIYLKAEEKQREKEEKHEEEIIEEELLKEEIALQSDDTSDYKKMSLEELKELLSQAVSQEDYEKAARIRDEISKRK
- a CDS encoding electron transfer flavoprotein subunit alpha/FixB family protein; translation: MSILVYIESEEGKFKKASYEVASYAKGIAEKMGTSVTAIAFNADDVSELGNYGVDKVLNVKSDKLKNFNAEAYSDAIKQAAEKEGSKVVVLSQSANSKYLAPLLAVQLEAGYASNVVALPESTDPFTVKRTAFTNKAFNFTKITTDVKVIGLSKNAYGLKESQGAAASEDFSPNLSEEDFSVNVESVDKATDKVTIADAEVVVSGGRGLKGPENWGMVEEMADILGAATACSKPVSDMGWRPHSEHVGQTGKPVASNLYIAIGISGAIQHLAGINAAKTKVVINNDPEAPFFKAADYGVVGDAFEVVPKLNEKLKEFKEKNA